The genomic interval GTATTCGACAACTACACCAACAGCCTTCATTAAAGGTCACCTCACTGAAAAAGTTTGTAATTTGGTTCTTACATGCTAAAATAGAAATTCAAGTATAGTTTGAAGTATTTATTCAACATCATAAGTATCATTCGTAAAGCTTCCAACATTCGTTAGAATGACTACATTATAGTGTAAAGAAAAAATATTGACAAACGAATAATTGAAAGCTATAATTATTTTTGTTGCCTTGAGGTGATTTCATTTGAAATGGACAATTAGTCAACTTCAAAAAATACGGGACAAACATTTGCAAATTGATGAAATAGTGGATGTTACAGACATTAAGGAGAGAGACCCGCAGATTCGCGACGTTTCACCGATGAAAGTAACAGGAAGAGCAGATATTGGTTCGACGAAAGTTACTTTCCACTTGCATCTATCGGGTAAATTTATTTTACCGTGTTCCCGAACGCTGGTAGATGTCAACTACCCAATTGATATTGAAACAACAGAAACTTTTCTATTCAAAACAGCAGGCATCGAGTATGATGGAGATGATGTGACAATT from Peribacillus asahii carries:
- a CDS encoding YceD family protein, translated to MKWTISQLQKIRDKHLQIDEIVDVTDIKERDPQIRDVSPMKVTGRADIGSTKVTFHLHLSGKFILPCSRTLVDVNYPIDIETTETFLFKTAGIEYDGDDVTIVEGDVVDLLPVIKENLLLEIPMQVFCEDVNSEEAAPQSGNDWTVISEEENKQKVDPRFAKLADFFENNKES